In the genome of Pseudarthrobacter sp. IC2-21, one region contains:
- the dhaL gene encoding dihydroxyacetone kinase subunit DhaL, translating into MTQIFDNPADFADEALDGFVAANRGYVARVDGGVVRSTEVPAGQVALVVGGGSGHYPAFAGLVGPGLAAGSACGNMFASPAAGQVYRVAKASNAGGGVLLSYGNYAGDVLHFGQAQLRLNAEGIETRTVLVTDDIASAPLDQIEKRRGIAGDLTVFKIAGAAAEAGLDLDAVERLAIRTNYRTRSLGVAFDGCTLPGADAPLFHVPEGQMSLGLGIHGEPGISEHPMPTASELADLLVSKLLADKPDDAGNRVVAIVNGLGTVKYDELFLLFGKIEKLLSAAGLTVVEPECGELVTSLDMSGLSLTLLWLDEELEELWAAPADTPAFRKGNLAPRARRELAGPEDAVAGEVEDTTPAAADLGRLAAAVLAQIQDVVIEHEDELGNLDAIAGDGDHGIGMRRGIDAAAAAGRDVSAAGLSVQRVLTAAGEAWSERAGGTSGALWGSAVIAAGLALGNKDAYRGADAAAAVTAFVDAITALGKAEPGDKTMVDALLPFKDTFLAAFDGGAQVAVALASAATAAREAADATASLRPLKGRARPLAEKSVGHPDPGAVSFGLIAARVSAYIDTALNDTPLNDSRLAASVAGNGAEA; encoded by the coding sequence ATGACCCAGATCTTTGACAACCCCGCTGATTTCGCGGATGAGGCACTGGACGGCTTTGTGGCGGCCAACCGAGGCTATGTGGCCCGGGTGGACGGCGGCGTGGTCCGCTCCACAGAGGTACCCGCCGGCCAAGTGGCCCTGGTAGTAGGCGGCGGTTCCGGCCACTACCCGGCCTTCGCGGGCCTGGTGGGGCCCGGCCTTGCCGCGGGCTCCGCCTGCGGCAACATGTTCGCTTCCCCGGCGGCCGGCCAGGTCTACCGGGTGGCCAAGGCATCCAACGCCGGCGGCGGCGTGCTGCTGAGCTACGGCAACTACGCCGGTGATGTGCTCCACTTCGGCCAGGCCCAGCTTCGCCTTAACGCCGAGGGCATCGAAACGCGGACCGTCCTGGTCACCGACGACATCGCCAGCGCACCGCTGGACCAGATCGAAAAGCGCCGCGGCATCGCCGGCGACCTCACCGTGTTCAAGATCGCCGGCGCCGCCGCCGAAGCAGGACTGGACCTCGACGCTGTGGAGCGCCTGGCCATCCGGACCAACTACCGCACCCGCTCCCTGGGCGTCGCGTTTGATGGCTGCACCCTTCCGGGAGCCGACGCGCCGCTGTTCCACGTTCCCGAAGGGCAGATGTCGCTGGGCCTTGGCATCCACGGCGAACCGGGAATTTCCGAGCACCCAATGCCCACCGCTTCCGAGCTGGCCGACCTCCTGGTCTCCAAGCTCCTGGCGGACAAACCTGACGACGCCGGAAACCGCGTCGTGGCCATCGTCAACGGCCTGGGCACCGTCAAGTACGACGAACTGTTCCTGCTTTTCGGCAAAATCGAGAAGCTCCTCTCCGCTGCCGGCCTGACCGTTGTGGAACCCGAATGCGGAGAGCTGGTCACCAGCCTGGACATGTCCGGGCTCTCACTGACCCTGCTCTGGCTGGACGAGGAACTCGAAGAACTCTGGGCCGCCCCGGCCGACACGCCGGCGTTCCGCAAGGGCAACCTCGCCCCGCGGGCCCGCCGCGAACTGGCCGGGCCGGAAGACGCCGTGGCGGGCGAGGTGGAAGACACCACGCCGGCAGCGGCTGACCTGGGCCGGCTCGCAGCCGCCGTCCTCGCCCAAATCCAGGACGTCGTCATCGAACATGAAGACGAGCTGGGCAACCTGGACGCCATCGCGGGCGACGGTGACCACGGCATCGGCATGCGCCGCGGCATTGACGCCGCCGCAGCGGCAGGCCGGGACGTGTCCGCGGCCGGGCTCTCGGTGCAACGCGTCCTGACCGCTGCAGGGGAAGCCTGGAGCGAACGGGCCGGCGGCACCTCCGGGGCGCTCTGGGGATCCGCGGTGATCGCCGCCGGTCTCGCGCTCGGCAACAAGGACGCCTACCGCGGCGCCGATGCCGCTGCCGCCGTCACCGCCTTCGTGGACGCCATCACCGCGCTCGGCAAGGCAGAACCGGGGGACAAGACCATGGTTGATGCGCTGCTGCCCTTCAAGGACACCTTCCTTGCCGCGTTCGACGGCGGCGCCCAGGTAGCCGTAGCCCTCGCCTCGGCAGCCACTGCCGCCCGCGAAGCGGCGGATGCCACCGCGTCGCTCCGGCCGCTCAAAGGCCGGGCACGGCCGCTGGCTGAAAAGAGCGTGGGCCACCCCGATCCGGGCGCCGTCTCGTTCGGCCTGATCGCCGCGCGCGTCTCCGCCTACATCGACACAGCACTGAACGACACCCCACTGAATGATTCCCGGCTGGCTGCCTCGGTGGCCGGAAATGGAGCAGAAGCATGA